One Ostrea edulis chromosome 2, xbOstEdul1.1, whole genome shotgun sequence genomic region harbors:
- the LOC125678122 gene encoding transcriptional repressor CTCF-like, with protein MDNSTKPYVPPNIEKEPEVVQTLKIPAQSRLKEELLKPMPNKSVNPKSPTQIIIPSNFASNKQSTTRLAAGTKIILPSSIGKSGQPLQFIVTSPQTSSPKMMLQGGQGQSLITGARSILPNIGGRPCKIIVSSPQPAVTTEPVYLPQTTSNTIQYIVTSPEASELKTISYEEDNNKYIIENTDAERTEEVVVETQDVFAPQEIAVDVPTDTDAANSLIAIAEQLQQPKVENFVYMVDDKGDNSGIIAEHAVVGDDIEPAEVEVESMEVHEMRSSPRRGKKTQQKRHTRAEFSDDGSDLSDGDMKARISNIGLDHLSYLSSKAREQPMAYSPQAKERQAAFTSDESSSSDFSDEDDDDEDYRTRRIKKPTYKVKKPSKNVVSKTVNSWIKKFVPKVRHSDAEDNSDDNEDYSDIGVPKEHLIACCERFRKVTESVEELMRNNAKTRSYRETTNASGDRVFECSTCHKLFTMRDTIKKHLIRHTGQRCFQCTKCNKNFMFKYGLKCHMMTHTGKMPCVCSICGGKFIENSKLEVHMRRVHTSERPFECAQCDKKYPTKSELNNHILNVHTTIKPYPCPFCDKKFSHDAKLKRHLTVHTGERPFKCSFCEKAFTQRAHLQIHERCHTGIFPFACNGCDRRFYDKVSRDRHYRRIHEVVEKLYCKKCNGYFKTKTSLTRHKRECGRVKQEMLEEETDEDDVIDDEVEEEVVPEPKKRVSRVTRSPRSKKLTIKLKKVGGKKTAKGKKTDKKVSVEALEKSGKLFIRSERIKAKSEAAKRKNQSSEPAASPPKRKRRSR; from the exons ATGGATAACAGTACAAAACCTTATGTACCACCCAATATAGAGAAAGAACCAGAAGTGGTTCAG ACTTTGAAAATCCCTGCCCAAAGTCGTTTAAAGGAGGAACTTCTAAAGCCTATGCCCAACAAGTCTGTCAACCCTAAGTCACCTACACAGATTATCATCCCTTCCAATTTTGCAAGTAACAAGCAGTCCACCACACGTTTGGCAGCAGGCACTAAGATCATTCTCCCAAGTAGTATTGGGAAGTCTGGCCAACCTCTACAATTCATTGTCACCTCCCCACAGACGTCTTCACCCAAGATGATGCTACAAGGAGGTCAGGGGCAGTCCCTTATAACGGGTGCCCGTTCAATACTTCCAAACATTGGTGGAAGACCTTGCAAGATAATAGTCAGTTCCCCACAACCAGCAGTTACCACAGAGCCCGTCTATCTTCCACAGACCACTTCGAATACAATTCAGTATATTGTTACTTCTCCTGAAGCCAGTGAGCTGAAAACGATCTCATATGAAGAAGACAACAACAAATATATTATAGAAAACACAGATGCCGAGAGGACAGAAGAGGTTGTGGTGGAAACACAGGACGTTTTTGCTCCACAAGAGATTGCCGTGGATGTGCCCACTGACACAGATGCTGCTAATTCTTTGATTGCCATTGCAGAACAGCTTCAACAACCCAAGGTGGAAAATTTTGTGTATATGGTGGATGATAAGGGAGACAACTCTGGCATAATAGCTGAACATGCAGTTGTTGGAGATGATATTGAACCTGCTGAGGTGGAAGTGGAGAGTATGGAAGTCCATGAGATGAGGAGTTCACCTCGCAGAGGAAAGA AAACACAGCAGAAAAGACATACAAGAGCAGAATTTAGTGATGATGGCAGTGATCTGAGTGACGGCGATATGAAGGCAAGAATTTCAAACATTGGACTGGACCATTTATCCTACCTTTCTTCAAAAGCCAGAGAACAACCAATGGCCTACTCCCCACAAGCCAAGGAGAGACAGGCAGCCTTCACCTCAGATGAAAGCTCTAGTTCGGATTTTTCAGATgaggatgatgatgatgaagacTATAGAACAAGGCGAATTAAAAAACCAACATACAAGGTCAAGAAACCTAGTAAGAACGTTGTATCAAAGACTGTGAACTCGTGGATAAAGAAATTTGTCCCCAAAGTCCGTCACAGTGATGCTGAGGACAACAGCGATGATAATGAGGACTACAGCGACATAGGAGTCCCAAAGGAGCACCTGATAGCCTGCTGTGAGAGATTTCGTAAAGTGACAGAAAGTGTGGAGGAACTGATGAGAAACAATGCCAAGACTCGCAGCTATAGAGAGACAACCAATGCTAGTGGAGATAGAGTGTTTGAATGTTCCACTTGTCACAAACTCTTCACAATGAGGGACACCATTAAAAAGCATTTGATCCGTCACACAG GACAGAGATGTTTCCAGTGCACCAAGTGCAATAAGAATTTCATGTTCAAATACGGTCTGAAGTGTCACATGATGACTCACACGGGAAAAATGCCATGTGTCTGCTCGATTTGTGGAGGCAAGTTCATTGAAAACAGTAAATTGGAGGTCCATATGAGGAGAGTTCACACATCGGAGCGTCCATTTGAGTGTGCTCAATGTGACAAGAAATACCCAACAAAGAGTGAGCTCAACAATCACATACTCAATGTGCACACAACCATTAAACCTTATCCATGTCCATTTTGTGACAAGAAGTTTTCCCATGATGCAAAGCTCAAAAGACATTTAACAGTTCACACAGGGGAGCGTCCATTCAAATGCTCATTCTGTGAAAAAGCATTTACACAGAGGGCTCATCTACAGATTCACGAGAGATGTCATACTGGTATCTTCCCCTTTGCATGTAATGGATGTGACCGAAGATTTTACGACAAGGTTTCCAGAGACAGGCATTACAGACGTATCCATGAAGTTGTAGAGAAGCTATACTGCAAGAAATGCAATGGCTACTTCAAGACCAAGACCAGTCTCACTCGTCACAAGAGGGAATGTGGAAGGGTCAAGCAGGAAATGCTAGAGGAAGAGACGGATGAGGATGATGTCATCGATGATGAAGTGGAAGAGGAAGTCGTCCCGGAGCCAAAGAAGAGAGTGTCAAGGGTCACAAGGTCACCAAGGTCAAAGAAGCTTACAATCAAACTCAAGAAAGTTGGAGGAAAGAAAACTGCTAAAGGAAAGAAAACAGACAAAAAAGTCAGTGTAGAAGCACTGGagaaatctggaaaactgtttatCAGGAGTGAAAGGATCAAAGCTAAATCTGAAGCAGCTAAGCGGAAAAATCAGTCATCTGAACCTGCTGCTAGTCCTCCAAAGAGAAAAAGGAGATCACGCTAA
- the LOC125678134 gene encoding ribose-5-phosphate isomerase-like: MFTSIVRSVRSHATGHIRQCKTMSAIEAGKKAAAFAAVDENIKNNQKVGIGSGSTVVYAVQRLAERIKNEDLNIICVPTSFQANQLIQEHRLNLGTLETCPKLDVAIDGADETDKDLTCIKGGGACLTQEKIVASCAKDLIIIADDRKDSQVLGTTYKKGIPIEVIPMAYKPIQMKIQDLFGGEVILRMAQQKAGPVVTDNGNFVLDWKFSNPCDDWDKCNTTIKLIPGVVETGLFIKMAKVAYFGTADGKVSKRSV; the protein is encoded by the exons ATGTTTACTTCGATTGTTCGAAGTGTGAGATCTCATGCCACTGGTCATATTAGACAGTGCAAGACGATGTCTGCAATAGAAGCTGGCAAAAAAGCAGCAGCATTTGCTGCTGTTGACGAAAATATTAAG AATAACCAAAAAGTTGGCATTGGGAGTGGATCAACTGTGGTGTATGCTGTTCAGAGACTTG CTGAAAGAATAAAGAATGAAGATTTGAACATTATATGTGTACCAACGTCTTTTCAG GCAAACCAACTTATTCAGGAACACAGATTGAATCTTGGGACTTTAGAGACTTGCCCAAAG CTGGATGTGGCAATTGATGGTGCTGATGAAACTGACAAAGATTTAACATGTATTAAAGGAGGAGGTGCCTGTTTAACTCAGGAGAAAATTGTTGCCTCTTGTGCCAAAGATCTTATCATCATTGCAGATGACAG AAAAGACTCTCAAGTGTTGGGTACAACATACAAGAAAGGAATTCCTATAGAAGTTATTCCTATGGCATACAAACCAATTCAGATGAAAATACAGGATCTATTTGGGGGAGAAGTGATACTAAGAATGGCCCAACAGAAGGCA GGCCCAGTGGTAACAGACAATGGTAACTTTGTGTTGGACTGGAAGTTCTCAAACCCCTGTGATGACTGGGACAAATGTAACACCACTATTAAATTGATTCCAG GTGTGGTTGAAACTGGTCTCTTCATCAAAATGGCAAAGGTAGCTTACTTTGGAACAGCAGATGGGAAAGTGTCCAAGAGATCTGTGTGA